From a region of the Bradyrhizobium sp. KBS0727 genome:
- a CDS encoding Nramp family divalent metal transporter, whose amino-acid sequence MDARTPELRPQTAPASAAGWRADAAADVQPSLPEVNATVAVPVFGGHWARRLLAFLGPGYLVSVGYMDPGNWATDLAGGSKFGYTLLSVILLSNLMAILLQALAARLGIATDRDLAQACRASFSKPVNLLLWFVCEAAIIACDLAEVIGTAIALKLLFGIPLIGGALITALDAFLLLLLMNKGFRFLEAFVIALLVVIAVCFAIQIAAAAPPVAAMLRGFAPSPEIVTNPEMLYIAIGIIGATVMPHNLYLHSSIVQTRAYERTDEGRRDAIKWATADSTIALMLALFINAAILIVAAATFHSSGHSDVAEIGQAFELLSPLLGLSIASTLFAVALLASGLNSTVTATLAGQIVMEGFLHLRLPNWARRLVTRGIAIVPVVIITALYGERGTSQLLVFSQVVLSMQLPFAVIPLVRFVSDPNKMGPFAISRSVAILAWIVAGIIVALNVKLLFDMLFG is encoded by the coding sequence ATGGATGCCCGAACCCCCGAATTGCGCCCTCAAACCGCGCCCGCGAGCGCCGCCGGATGGCGGGCTGATGCGGCGGCCGATGTCCAGCCCAGCCTGCCGGAGGTCAACGCGACTGTCGCGGTCCCGGTCTTCGGCGGCCACTGGGCGCGCCGGCTGCTGGCCTTCCTCGGCCCGGGCTATCTGGTCTCGGTCGGCTACATGGACCCCGGCAACTGGGCGACCGACCTCGCCGGCGGTTCGAAGTTTGGCTACACGCTGCTGTCGGTGATCCTGCTGTCGAACCTGATGGCGATCCTGCTGCAGGCGCTGGCGGCCCGGCTCGGCATCGCCACAGACCGCGACCTGGCGCAGGCCTGCCGCGCCAGTTTTTCGAAGCCGGTGAACCTGTTGCTCTGGTTCGTCTGCGAAGCCGCGATCATCGCCTGCGATCTGGCCGAGGTGATCGGCACGGCGATCGCGCTGAAGCTGCTGTTCGGCATTCCCCTGATCGGCGGCGCGCTGATTACCGCGCTCGACGCCTTCCTGCTGCTGCTGTTGATGAACAAGGGCTTCCGCTTTCTCGAAGCCTTCGTCATTGCGCTGCTGGTCGTGATCGCGGTCTGCTTTGCGATCCAGATCGCGGCGGCGGCGCCACCGGTGGCCGCGATGCTGCGCGGATTTGCACCGTCGCCGGAGATCGTCACCAATCCGGAGATGCTTTACATCGCGATCGGCATCATCGGCGCCACCGTGATGCCGCATAACCTCTACCTGCATTCCTCGATCGTGCAGACCCGCGCCTATGAGCGCACGGACGAAGGCCGCCGCGACGCTATCAAATGGGCGACGGCGGATTCCACCATCGCGCTGATGCTGGCGCTGTTCATCAACGCTGCGATCCTGATCGTCGCCGCCGCCACCTTCCACTCCAGCGGCCATTCCGACGTCGCCGAAATCGGCCAGGCGTTTGAGTTGCTGTCGCCGCTGCTCGGGCTCAGTATCGCCTCGACGCTGTTTGCGGTGGCGCTGCTGGCTTCCGGCCTCAACTCGACCGTGACGGCGACCCTGGCGGGCCAGATCGTCATGGAAGGTTTTCTGCACCTGCGTCTGCCGAACTGGGCACGGCGGCTTGTCACCCGCGGCATCGCCATCGTGCCGGTCGTGATCATTACCGCGCTCTACGGCGAGCGCGGAACCAGCCAGCTTCTGGTGTTCAGCCAGGTCGTGCTGTCGATGCAATTGCCGTTCGCGGTGATCCCGCTGGTGCGGTTCGTGTCCGACCCGAACAAGATGGGCCCGTTCGCGATCTCGCGCTCGGTCGCGATACTGGCCTGGATCGTCGCCGGCATTATCGTGGCGCTGAACGTGAAGCTGCTCTTCGATATGTTGTTTGGCTAG
- a CDS encoding DUF6151 family protein has protein sequence MSAQVELRCRCGEVRARVTGASPRTVNRVVCYCDDCQAFAHRLGRADLLNSQGGSDIVQVAPASLAFLQGQHRIVGLRLAPKGLFRWYASCCNTPVGNTLTPAIPFVGIVAQAFDNAAQRADDVFGPPTGAILGKYAIGEPPAGSTGLNLSLILRAIGKVLGWRLRGKAWPHPFFEKGEGQAIYPLTVLSQQEREALRPLCGPHPAAEAAR, from the coding sequence ATGAGCGCTCAGGTGGAATTGCGTTGCCGCTGCGGTGAAGTCCGGGCACGGGTCACGGGCGCATCGCCACGGACGGTCAATCGGGTGGTCTGCTATTGCGACGACTGCCAGGCCTTTGCGCACCGGCTCGGCCGCGCCGATCTGCTCAATTCGCAAGGCGGCAGCGACATCGTTCAGGTCGCGCCGGCCTCACTGGCTTTCCTGCAGGGACAACATCGGATCGTCGGACTACGGCTGGCGCCGAAAGGCCTGTTCCGATGGTACGCAAGTTGCTGCAACACCCCGGTCGGCAACACGCTCACGCCGGCTATTCCCTTCGTTGGAATCGTTGCGCAGGCCTTCGACAATGCGGCGCAGCGGGCCGACGACGTGTTCGGGCCGCCAACCGGCGCGATCCTTGGGAAATACGCGATCGGCGAGCCGCCGGCGGGCTCGACCGGCCTCAACCTGTCGCTCATCCTGCGCGCCATCGGCAAGGTGCTCGGCTGGCGCCTGCGCGGAAAAGCGTGGCCGCACCCGTTCTTCGAGAAAGGCGAGGGCCAGGCAATCTATCCGCTCACCGTGTTGTCGCAGCAGGAGCGCGAGGCGCTTCGCCCGCTATGCGGTCCGCATCCCGCCGCAGAGGCGGCGCGTTGA
- a CDS encoding RDD family protein, which translates to MSYSGSGYDGGDSHAGGAPPHAFDPYLQPELFRGVLTRRVFAFLIDLVVLSVPVILGYLFIAVFGLITLGLGWALFWLAWPATVVWAIVYYGASIGGPHSATMGMRVMDLELRTWYGEPGYFVLGATHAVLFWVSVSFLSPLALLVGLFNARRRLLHDVILGAVVINSSIRTQVAPAARSY; encoded by the coding sequence ATGTCTTATAGCGGTTCGGGGTACGACGGCGGCGACTCACATGCTGGCGGCGCCCCGCCGCATGCGTTCGATCCTTATTTGCAGCCGGAACTGTTCCGCGGCGTGCTGACCCGGCGGGTTTTTGCGTTCCTGATCGACCTCGTCGTGTTGTCGGTGCCGGTCATCCTCGGCTACCTCTTCATCGCCGTGTTCGGCCTGATCACGCTCGGGCTCGGCTGGGCGCTGTTCTGGCTGGCATGGCCGGCTACCGTGGTCTGGGCCATCGTCTATTACGGCGCCTCGATCGGCGGGCCGCATTCGGCCACCATGGGCATGCGCGTGATGGATCTGGAGCTGCGCACCTGGTACGGCGAGCCCGGCTATTTCGTGCTCGGCGCCACCCACGCCGTGCTGTTCTGGGTCTCGGTCTCGTTCCTGTCGCCGCTGGCGCTGCTGGTCGGCCTGTTCAACGCCCGCCGCCGGCTGCTGCACGACGTCATCCTGGGAGCCGTGGTTATCAACAGCTCGATACGGACCCAGGTCGCACCTGCGGCGCGCAGCTATTGA
- a CDS encoding MFS transporter yields MSADTPHLPATFNRLAWSNLAAQSAEQIALAAAPIVAVLLLGVGEGRTGLLQTALTLPFILFAIPAGLLADRISRRYLMAGAEALRAAALAATLLLIWLGLMTLPLLALLGFVAVCGTVAYSVAAPALVPSLVTPPQLPAANARIELARTVAFASGPALGGVLVGWVGAAPAFGCAAILSLAAVVLLSGIYEPARQPAPRRQPLQDIREGAAFVLHHPLLRPVFITQFIFNTASFLLLAVFVPYAIRRLGLSATGVGVTLGMYGVGMVVGALLATRVMKRLAFGTVVGLGPVTGFVAACVMALTTIVPTPLLAGLSFFLLGVGPILWVISTTTLRQSVTPPSLLGRVSAINIMSYGARPLGSALGAIVGGLYGAEACLYLAAAIFGAQALVILLSPAVSLARQPDMVGDGPALRAC; encoded by the coding sequence ATGTCCGCCGACACGCCCCACCTGCCCGCGACCTTCAACCGCCTGGCCTGGTCCAACCTCGCCGCCCAATCCGCCGAACAGATCGCGCTGGCCGCGGCGCCGATCGTCGCGGTGCTGCTGCTCGGCGTCGGCGAAGGCCGGACCGGGCTGCTGCAGACCGCGCTGACGCTGCCCTTCATCCTGTTCGCGATTCCCGCCGGCCTGCTCGCCGACCGGATTTCGCGGCGTTACCTGATGGCGGGCGCCGAGGCGCTGCGCGCGGCGGCGCTGGCCGCGACACTGCTGCTGATCTGGCTCGGCCTGATGACGCTGCCGCTGCTGGCGCTGCTCGGCTTCGTCGCGGTATGCGGCACTGTTGCCTACAGCGTCGCCGCGCCGGCATTGGTGCCGTCGCTGGTGACGCCGCCACAACTGCCGGCGGCGAATGCGCGGATCGAGCTCGCGCGCACCGTGGCGTTTGCGAGCGGGCCCGCGCTCGGCGGCGTGCTGGTCGGATGGGTGGGCGCGGCGCCCGCCTTCGGATGCGCCGCGATCCTGTCACTGGCCGCGGTGGTGCTGCTCTCCGGCATCTACGAGCCGGCACGGCAACCCGCGCCGCGGCGTCAGCCGCTGCAGGATATCAGGGAGGGAGCGGCGTTCGTGCTGCATCACCCGCTGCTGCGGCCGGTGTTCATCACGCAATTCATCTTCAACACGGCTTCGTTCCTGCTGCTCGCCGTGTTCGTGCCCTACGCGATCCGGCGTCTCGGACTATCGGCAACCGGTGTCGGTGTGACGCTGGGAATGTACGGCGTCGGCATGGTGGTCGGCGCGCTGCTGGCGACGCGGGTGATGAAACGTCTGGCCTTCGGCACCGTGGTCGGGCTCGGCCCGGTGACCGGCTTCGTCGCCGCCTGCGTGATGGCGCTGACCACGATCGTTCCGACGCCGCTGCTGGCGGGCTTGAGCTTCTTCCTGCTCGGCGTCGGCCCGATCCTGTGGGTGATCTCGACCACGACCTTGCGCCAGTCGGTGACGCCGCCGTCGCTGCTGGGCCGGGTGTCCGCGATCAACATCATGAGCTATGGCGCCAGGCCGCTCGGTTCCGCGCTCGGCGCCATCGTCGGCGGCCTTTACGGCGCCGAGGCCTGCCTCTATCTGGCCGCGGCCATCTTCGGCGCCCAGGCGCTGGTGATCCTGCTGTCGCCGGCAGTGTCGCTGGCGCGGCAGCCTGACATGGTCGGGGACGGACCCGCGCTGCGGGCGTGTTGA
- a CDS encoding DUF6163 family protein, with translation MSDTSARDSLRDQARDNARDRDNAMSVAAISSERIEPDDNGWTRRLVLFLRVMAIISIVKGLYHWAQVTGFIGGEEEAFENQSMAWQTATIYFAVIELVAAVGLWLATPWGAVVWLTTVVSMAVIELMFPGIYGGSLTVVAFEAVMLAAYLALAWMAARERPP, from the coding sequence ATGTCTGACACGTCAGCGCGCGACAGCCTGCGCGACCAGGCCCGCGACAACGCCAGGGACCGCGACAACGCGATGTCGGTGGCGGCGATCTCGTCGGAGCGGATCGAGCCCGACGACAATGGCTGGACGCGCCGGCTGGTGCTGTTCCTGCGCGTGATGGCGATCATCTCGATCGTCAAGGGTCTCTACCACTGGGCCCAGGTCACCGGCTTCATCGGCGGCGAGGAAGAGGCGTTCGAAAACCAGTCGATGGCCTGGCAGACCGCGACGATCTATTTCGCGGTGATCGAACTCGTCGCCGCCGTCGGCCTCTGGCTGGCGACGCCGTGGGGTGCGGTGGTGTGGCTCACGACCGTGGTGTCGATGGCGGTGATCGAACTGATGTTCCCGGGCATCTACGGCGGCAGCCTGACGGTGGTGGCGTTCGAAGCCGTGATGCTCGCCGCTTATCTGGCGCTCGCCTGGATGGCCGCGCGCGAACGCCCGCCATAG
- a CDS encoding arginyltransferase: MTQHSRDTPQFYLTAPSPCPYLPGRHERKVFTHLVGDKAGDLNDLLTHGGFRRSQSIAYRPACDQCRACVSIRVIANEFRPSRNFRKILARNADVIGEQRSAVPTSEQYSVFRAYLDKRHRHGGMADMTVLDYAMMVEDSHVETRIIEYRKRGVDSGITGRGEELIAVALTDVLSDGLSMVYSFFEPSQQSRSLGTFMILDHITRARRLGLPYVYLGYWIEGSKKMDYKGRFLPQQRLAPSGWLRVEATGEALSEPQD; the protein is encoded by the coding sequence GTGACCCAGCACTCCCGCGACACCCCGCAATTCTACCTGACGGCGCCCTCGCCCTGCCCGTATTTGCCGGGCCGGCACGAGCGCAAGGTGTTCACGCATCTGGTCGGCGACAAGGCCGGCGACCTCAACGACCTCCTGACCCATGGCGGCTTCCGCCGCAGCCAGTCGATCGCCTACCGCCCGGCCTGCGACCAGTGCCGCGCCTGCGTCTCGATCCGGGTCATCGCCAACGAGTTCCGCCCGTCGCGCAATTTCCGCAAAATCCTGGCGCGCAATGCCGACGTCATCGGCGAACAGCGCAGTGCGGTGCCAACGTCCGAGCAATATTCGGTGTTCCGCGCCTATCTCGACAAGCGCCACCGCCACGGCGGCATGGCCGACATGACCGTGCTCGACTACGCGATGATGGTGGAAGACAGCCATGTCGAAACCCGCATCATCGAATACCGCAAGCGCGGCGTCGATTCAGGCATCACCGGCCGCGGCGAGGAGCTGATCGCCGTAGCGCTGACCGACGTGCTCAGCGACGGGCTGTCGATGGTGTATTCGTTCTTCGAACCGTCGCAGCAGAGCCGCTCGCTCGGCACCTTCATGATCCTCGACCACATCACCCGCGCCCGCAGGCTTGGTCTGCCTTACGTCTATCTCGGCTACTGGATCGAAGGCTCCAAGAAGATGGACTACAAGGGCCGCTTCCTGCCGCAGCAGCGGCTGGCGCCGTCAGGATGGCTCCGCGTCGAGGCGACCGGCGAAGCGCTGTCGGAGCCGCAGGACTAG
- a CDS encoding HAD family phosphatase, whose translation MKEDIPRASIDRRTLLSTLALLPAMSAPLLSISASAQTTSSGTLPSWNEGPAKQAILDFVRATTEQASPKFVPPEDRIATFDQDGTLWVEHPIYSQVVYCLDRVPAVVEADPKLKNVEPFKTVLSGNREAIAKLPLHDLEKILIATLTGMPVEDFEAEASKWLETAKDPRWKRPYTDLIYQPMLEVMQYLRGNGFKTYIVTGGGQDFVRTYSQRVYGIPPEQVVGTAGGTKFGYHKDGTPFLTKEPKLLLNDDKAGKPEGIHLMIGRRPYAAFGNSDGDREMLEYTGVGAGARLMMLVLHDDAKREYAYGPAQGLPNTKVGTFTQALYNEAKKDGWTVISMKNDWKKIFSFE comes from the coding sequence ATGAAGGAGGATATTCCGCGTGCCAGCATCGACCGTCGCACCTTGCTCTCGACGTTGGCGTTGCTTCCAGCCATGTCCGCGCCGCTCTTGTCGATCTCCGCGTCGGCCCAGACCACTTCAAGCGGCACATTGCCCTCTTGGAATGAAGGACCTGCTAAACAAGCGATCCTCGACTTCGTGCGAGCCACCACTGAGCAGGCCAGCCCGAAATTCGTGCCTCCGGAGGACCGCATCGCCACTTTCGACCAGGACGGCACGCTATGGGTCGAGCATCCGATCTATTCGCAAGTTGTCTATTGCCTAGACCGCGTGCCCGCAGTGGTAGAGGCGGACCCGAAACTCAAGAACGTCGAGCCGTTCAAAACAGTCCTGTCGGGCAACCGCGAGGCAATCGCCAAGCTCCCACTACATGACCTCGAGAAAATCCTCATCGCGACACTGACCGGCATGCCGGTGGAAGACTTCGAAGCCGAAGCAAGCAAATGGCTGGAAACCGCCAAGGACCCACGCTGGAAACGGCCCTATACCGATCTGATCTATCAACCAATGCTCGAAGTCATGCAGTATCTGCGTGGGAACGGGTTCAAAACCTACATCGTGACCGGCGGTGGCCAGGATTTCGTGCGTACTTATAGCCAGCGGGTATATGGCATTCCACCCGAACAGGTAGTCGGGACCGCTGGCGGTACAAAGTTCGGCTACCATAAGGACGGCACGCCGTTCCTGACCAAAGAGCCGAAGCTACTCCTGAACGACGACAAGGCCGGCAAACCTGAGGGGATTCACCTGATGATCGGCCGTCGGCCGTACGCAGCGTTCGGCAATTCGGACGGAGACCGGGAAATGCTTGAATACACCGGGGTTGGCGCTGGTGCGCGGCTGATGATGCTGGTGCTACATGACGATGCGAAACGCGAATATGCCTACGGCCCAGCCCAAGGATTGCCGAACACCAAAGTCGGGACCTTTACGCAAGCGCTCTATAATGAGGCAAAAAAAGACGGTTGGACCGTGATCAGCATGAAGAACGACTGGAAGAAGATTTTTTCGTTCGAATAG
- the hemB gene encoding porphobilinogen synthase → MAIKFGRPIEMRDTPRRPTALSSQPLDLVTRPRRNRKAEWARRLVRENVLTTDDLIWPLFVVDGHNTRTPVASMPGIDRITVDQTVRDAERAAKLNIPCIALFPYTEASLRDEHGSEALNADNLVCQSVRAIKKEFPDIGVLCDVALDPFTSHGHDGLIEDGRILNDETVAVLVRQALVQAEAGCDIIAPSDMMDGRVGAIREALDEAGFLDVQIMAYAAKYASAFYGPFRDAIGSAKTLTGDKRTYQMDSANSDEALREVELDLAEGADMVMVKPGMPYLDIVRRVKDTFAVPTFVYQVSGEYAMIAGAANNGWIDGDRAMMESLVGFKRAGADGILTYFAPKAAEKLKAES, encoded by the coding sequence ATGGCGATCAAATTCGGGCGTCCGATCGAAATGCGCGACACGCCCCGGCGGCCAACCGCCCTCTCCTCGCAGCCGCTCGACCTGGTCACGCGCCCCCGCCGCAACCGCAAGGCCGAATGGGCCAGGCGGCTGGTGCGCGAAAACGTGCTGACCACCGACGACCTGATCTGGCCGCTGTTCGTGGTCGACGGCCACAATACCCGCACCCCGGTCGCCTCCATGCCCGGCATCGACCGCATCACCGTCGACCAGACGGTGCGCGATGCCGAGCGCGCGGCGAAGCTGAACATCCCCTGCATCGCACTGTTCCCCTATACGGAAGCGTCGCTGCGCGACGAGCACGGTTCCGAGGCGCTCAACGCGGACAACCTGGTCTGCCAGTCGGTGCGCGCGATCAAGAAGGAATTTCCCGATATCGGCGTGCTCTGCGACGTGGCGCTGGATCCCTTCACCAGCCACGGCCATGACGGGCTGATCGAGGACGGCAGGATCCTCAACGACGAGACGGTCGCGGTGCTGGTGCGGCAGGCGCTGGTGCAGGCCGAAGCCGGCTGCGACATCATCGCTCCATCAGACATGATGGACGGCCGCGTCGGGGCCATCCGCGAGGCGCTGGACGAGGCCGGCTTCCTCGACGTGCAGATCATGGCCTATGCCGCGAAATACGCCTCGGCCTTTTACGGGCCGTTCCGCGACGCCATCGGCTCGGCGAAAACGCTGACCGGCGACAAGCGCACCTACCAGATGGACAGCGCCAATTCCGACGAGGCGCTGCGCGAGGTCGAACTCGACCTCGCCGAGGGCGCCGACATGGTGATGGTGAAGCCGGGCATGCCCTATCTCGACATCGTCCGCCGCGTGAAGGACACGTTCGCGGTGCCGACCTTCGTCTACCAGGTGTCCGGCGAATACGCGATGATCGCCGGTGCGGCCAACAACGGCTGGATCGACGGCGACCGCGCGATGATGGAAAGCCTGGTCGGCTTCAAGCGCGCCGGCGCCGACGGCATCCTGACGTATTTTGCGCCGAAGGCGGCGGAGAAGCTGAAGGCGGAGTCGTAG
- the ldtR gene encoding transcriptional regulator LdtR: MIKAVATAVETAERSAGQAPVQPLYLEALTLVERLHRRLLDVIKDEFDRRGRADINSVQALLLYNIGDKELTAGELRTRGYYLGSNVSYNLKKLVELGFLDHQRSRVDRRSVRIRLTPQGQEIRKIVDALYQKHVKTVEQVGGISNDEFATLNKSLHRLERFWTDQILYRL, translated from the coding sequence ATGATCAAAGCCGTTGCAACGGCGGTGGAAACCGCTGAACGCTCTGCCGGTCAAGCTCCGGTGCAGCCGCTCTACCTCGAAGCATTGACTCTGGTGGAGCGGCTGCATCGCCGCCTGCTCGACGTCATCAAGGACGAGTTCGATCGCCGCGGTCGCGCCGACATCAATTCGGTGCAGGCGCTCCTGCTCTACAACATCGGCGACAAGGAACTGACCGCGGGCGAACTGCGCACGCGCGGTTACTACCTCGGCTCCAACGTCTCCTATAATCTCAAGAAGCTCGTCGAGCTCGGCTTCCTCGATCATCAGCGCAGCCGCGTTGATCGTCGCTCGGTCCGCATCCGCCTCACCCCGCAGGGCCAGGAAATCCGCAAGATCGTCGACGCGCTCTATCAGAAGCACGTCAAGACCGTGGAGCAGGTCGGCGGCATCTCGAACGACGAGTTCGCGACGTTGAACAAGTCGCTGCACCGGCTCGAGCGGTTCTGGACCGACCAGATCCTGTATCGGCTCTGA
- a CDS encoding multidrug effflux MFS transporter: MADQSIAIDAAPRPEASSTFVQIAVLAGLAATGTLATNILLPSLPQMAASLNVTSAAVTSAITIFLAVFALGQLVVGPISDRYGRRWPVLIGFAVFFAGSVWCGLATDLPGLLTGRVIQAAGACATSVLSRAIARDMFSGAALARAMALIMIAMAAAPGFSPLLGGALDHYFGWRSEFALVAAFAGLGALAYGAVFGETHHATRTPLDPLAIAKNYFGLVTDRRFVVPATTVSLIMGGLFAMFSAAPRVLIEAMQFTPIQLGLFFAGTVMIVFAAGMLATKLAPRYGLDRSIRGGLWAAAAGGIAILLVALYSPSFLPFLGAMCVFLLGMGIVNPLGTAQALSPFGDRAGAASALVGFFQMMSAAIGVWLAATISHQALFALGVVLTVFSLLAFGLYALRAKAG; the protein is encoded by the coding sequence ATGGCCGACCAGAGCATCGCAATCGACGCCGCCCCTCGTCCGGAGGCGTCCTCCACCTTCGTGCAGATCGCGGTGCTGGCAGGGCTTGCCGCCACCGGCACGCTCGCCACCAACATCCTGCTGCCGTCGCTGCCGCAGATGGCGGCGTCGCTGAATGTCACGAGTGCCGCGGTCACCTCGGCCATCACCATCTTCCTCGCGGTGTTCGCACTCGGCCAGCTCGTGGTCGGGCCGATCTCGGACCGCTACGGCCGCCGCTGGCCGGTGTTGATCGGATTCGCCGTGTTCTTTGCCGGCAGCGTCTGGTGCGGCCTCGCCACCGATCTGCCGGGTCTCCTGACCGGCCGTGTCATCCAGGCGGCCGGCGCCTGCGCCACCTCGGTGCTGTCGCGCGCCATTGCGCGTGACATGTTCTCCGGCGCGGCGCTGGCGCGCGCCATGGCGCTGATCATGATCGCGATGGCGGCAGCGCCCGGCTTCTCGCCGCTGCTCGGCGGCGCGCTCGATCATTACTTCGGCTGGCGTTCCGAATTTGCGCTGGTCGCCGCCTTTGCCGGCCTCGGTGCGCTCGCCTACGGCGCGGTGTTCGGCGAGACCCATCATGCGACGCGGACCCCGCTCGATCCGCTGGCGATTGCGAAAAACTATTTTGGCCTGGTCACCGACCGGCGTTTTGTGGTGCCGGCCACCACCGTCAGCCTGATCATGGGCGGGCTGTTCGCGATGTTCTCGGCCGCACCGCGCGTGCTGATCGAGGCGATGCAGTTCACGCCGATCCAGTTGGGTCTGTTCTTTGCCGGCACCGTGATGATCGTGTTCGCGGCCGGCATGCTCGCCACAAAACTGGCGCCGCGCTACGGGCTCGACCGCTCGATCCGGGGCGGACTGTGGGCAGCCGCCGCCGGCGGCATCGCGATCCTGCTGGTCGCGCTGTACTCGCCCTCCTTCCTGCCGTTCCTCGGTGCGATGTGCGTGTTCCTGCTCGGCATGGGTATCGTCAATCCACTCGGGACCGCGCAGGCCCTCTCGCCGTTCGGCGACCGGGCCGGCGCGGCGTCGGCGCTGGTCGGCTTCTTCCAGATGATGTCGGCCGCGATCGGCGTCTGGCTGGCGGCGACGATTTCGCACCAGGCGCTGTTTGCGCTCGGCGTGGTGCTGACGGTGTTTTCGCTGCTCGCGTTCGGCCTGTACGCGCTGCGGGCCAAGGCCGGCTAA
- a CDS encoding serine hydrolase, with the protein MDSADLAKLVAYGTSRRFDSLLIARHGKIVLDAYYAPYSADIPHIINSSTKAVIGTLAAMALKDGLLDSTDHPVLDFFADRSIANLEDRKKAITVQHLLDMTSGIDWREPTDGQPVTFFQMERSPDWTKFVLDLPMSDAPGDIFNYNSGNPHLLSAILTRLTGMSAEDYAKARLFGPLGIDEWRWRRDPQGVSTGGNGLALKPRDMAKIGYLYLRRGEWEGKTLVPPGWTEKASHATIDMNLKFEPDFRYSNFFWALPKRNVYMAVGYHCQVIMVFPALDIVAVTTARDFYSFGAVTDFISAAVKSETALAPSPDGADLLASAVREVSTEKPSEVGVAPDTAAAISGKVFTFRGNALGLKSLSLTLAGSQPRVDLEFYDRDPTAPSRKVGGPIGLDGLYQKGDMTPAGVSAAKGSWSNDHTFVLRRLILGAGLSEQMYTLSFDDGKLNVRGQDRNGREVSVDGGSWQRF; encoded by the coding sequence ATGGATTCGGCTGATCTGGCCAAGCTGGTCGCGTACGGGACCAGCCGCCGCTTTGACAGCCTGCTGATCGCGCGCCACGGCAAGATCGTGCTCGATGCGTATTATGCGCCTTACAGCGCCGACATTCCGCACATCATCAATTCGTCCACCAAGGCCGTCATCGGCACCCTGGCGGCGATGGCGTTGAAGGACGGGCTGCTCGACAGCACGGACCATCCGGTGCTCGACTTCTTTGCCGACCGCAGCATCGCCAATTTGGAAGACCGCAAGAAAGCCATCACGGTCCAGCACCTGCTGGACATGACTTCAGGAATCGACTGGCGCGAGCCGACCGACGGTCAGCCGGTGACGTTCTTCCAGATGGAGCGCAGCCCGGACTGGACCAAATTCGTGCTCGACCTTCCGATGTCGGACGCGCCCGGCGATATCTTCAATTACAACAGCGGCAATCCGCATCTTCTTTCGGCCATTCTCACCAGGCTGACGGGGATGAGTGCCGAGGATTATGCCAAGGCCCGGCTGTTCGGCCCGCTCGGGATCGACGAATGGCGTTGGCGGCGCGATCCGCAGGGCGTCTCGACCGGTGGCAATGGCCTCGCGCTAAAGCCGCGCGACATGGCGAAGATCGGCTATCTCTATCTCAGGCGTGGCGAGTGGGAAGGCAAAACGCTGGTTCCACCTGGCTGGACCGAAAAGGCGAGTCACGCGACGATCGACATGAACCTGAAGTTCGAACCGGATTTCCGGTATTCGAACTTCTTCTGGGCGCTACCCAAGCGAAACGTCTACATGGCGGTCGGATATCATTGCCAGGTGATCATGGTGTTTCCGGCGCTGGATATCGTGGCGGTGACGACGGCCAGGGATTTTTATTCGTTCGGCGCCGTGACTGACTTCATCTCCGCCGCGGTCAAATCCGAGACCGCTTTGGCGCCGTCGCCAGATGGTGCAGACCTGCTTGCCAGCGCCGTCCGCGAGGTTTCGACCGAGAAGCCGAGCGAGGTGGGCGTAGCGCCCGATACCGCAGCTGCGATCTCGGGAAAGGTCTTCACGTTTCGCGGCAACGCGCTGGGGCTGAAATCACTCTCGCTGACGCTGGCCGGTTCACAGCCGCGCGTCGATCTGGAATTCTACGACCGCGACCCAACGGCGCCATCGCGCAAGGTTGGCGGTCCGATCGGGCTCGATGGGCTATACCAAAAGGGCGATATGACCCCCGCCGGCGTTTCGGCGGCGAAGGGAAGCTGGTCGAACGACCATACCTTCGTGCTTCGCCGCCTGATCCTGGGCGCGGGCTTGTCCGAGCAAATGTATACGCTGTCTTTCGACGACGGGAAGCTGAACGTCCGCGGGCAGGACCGCAATGGCCGCGAGGTGTCGGTCGATGGCGGATCGTGGCAGAGGTTCTGA